From one Asterias amurensis chromosome 14, ASM3211899v1 genomic stretch:
- the LOC139947566 gene encoding UDP-GalNAc:beta-1,3-N-acetylgalactosaminyltransferase 2-like, whose protein sequence is MFATHIYLHLILTMFKYSVVICVMAAALTAVLYHNIVNVRFPTLLEEEAATDSQHSIAIGVLSARGNDAQRQALRETWAGYITNHTKLRDQVIVKFIVGNEGCDVPREFLEDPYSCRSIALNASGMDLASEMVAFNITKTSSAKTCHQDSEVLNAEYYGLDFTMNYPVVIKKLGLHDAMALYKEKCTVTLYDTWSKDQIIQVNFSTRDSGTTEDSIMFKNVEEYLFPKDFHGTIVVGPIRQYNPALLGVGANNKQHTFVMPNNTNILAIKPFQRKAKTDDFPEEISFPNFHFFPGNFVFELYQPEEVETLIASKGQAEELLLESNQKETQSLRDEQQEFGDLLLVDEIDVYRNIPNKMLQFFHWVIRTSAAKFIIKTDDDCFMNIDNIMATLEDVEISAQSRSWWGSFRTNWPLDLLGKWAEHDYPAPVYPAFACGSGNLLTRDLVQWIVNNSKVLHAYQGEDVSIGIWLASILPSYVNDRRWACDAICHRDVFVLPEQSPEQLRAVWRNWIQCKDPCACHNDKTQN, encoded by the coding sequence ATGTTTGCCACAcatatttatttacatttgatTTTAACAATGTTTAAATATTCTGTGGTCATTTGTGTGATGGCTGCGGCTTTGACAGCAGTTCTGTACCACAACATTGTTAACGTGCGATTCCCCACTCTACTGGAAGAAGAAGCAGCAACAGACTCGCAGCATAGCATCGCAATCGGGGTGTTGTCTGCAAGAGGAAACGACGCTCAACGACAAGCCCTGAGAGAAACATGGGCAGGATACATCACTAACCACACCAAGCTTCGGGACCAAGTTATTGTTAAATTCATCGTTGGCAACGAGGGCTGTGATGTCCCACGGGAGTTTCTTGAAGACCCGTATTCTTGCAGATCTATAGCGCTCAACGCAAGTGGAATGGACCTTGCCTCAGAGATGGTTGCGTTTAACATCACAAAAACGTCGTCGGCAAAGACATGCCATCAAGATTCGGAGGTCTTAAATGCGGAATACTACGGACTTGACTTCACTATGAATTACCCAGTTGTTATCAAGAAACTTGGTTTACATGACGCGATGGCGCTGTACAAGGAGAAATGCACTGTTACACTCTATGATACATGGAGCAAAGATCAGATTATTCAGGTCAATTTCTCTACACGTGACTCAGGAACGACGGAGGACAGCATAATGTTTAAAAATGTGGAGGAATACCTCTTCCCTAAAGACTTTCATGGGACAATTGTCGTTGGACCGATTCGTCAATACAATCCGGCACTTTTAGGAGTTGGTGCTAATAATAAGCAACACACATTTGTCATGCCCAATAACACCAACATTTTGGCGATTAAACCATTTCAACGAAAAGCTAAGACTGACGACTTTCCCGAGGAGATAAGTTTCCCcaactttcatttttttcctggaaattttgtttttgaactgTACCAGCCTGAAGAAGTGGAAACATTAATAGCCTCTAAAGGCCAAGCTGAGGAACTTCTTTTGGAAAGTAATCAGAAAGAGACGCAATCTCTCCGTGATGAGCAGCAGGAGTTCGGTGACCTCCTTCTGGTGGACGAAATCGACGTGTATCGCAACATCccaaataaaatgcttcagttTTTCCACTGGGTCATAAGAACTTCTGCTGCGAAATTTATCATCAAAACGGACGATGATTGTTTCATGAACATCGATAACATCATGGCTACCTTAGAAGACGTGGAAATTTCAGCACAAAGTCGCTCATGGTGGGGAAGTTTTCGAACTAATTGGCCCTTAGATCTACTCGGAAAATGGGCAGAGCACGACTATCCAGCTCCAGTGTACCCGGCCTTTGCTTGTGGGTCTGGCAATCTTTTGACTCGCGACTTAGTTCAGTGGATAGTTAACAACTCAAAAGTCTTACATGCATACCAGGGGGAAGATGTATCAATAGGAATTTGGCTTGCGTCTATTTTACCTTCATACGTCAATGACAGACGATGGGCTTGTGATGCAATTTGTCATCGAGATGTATTTGTTTTACCCGAACAATCACCTGAACAACTGAGAGCAGTTTGGCGCAACTGGATACAGTGCAAGGACCCATGCGCTTGTCATAATGACAAAACTCAAAACTGA
- the LOC139946957 gene encoding tyrosine--tRNA ligase, cytoplasmic-like: MAADLSVDERLGLITRNLQEVLGEEKLKQMLVDGKDVSIYWGTATTGKPHVAYFVPMSKIADFLRAGCKVTILFADLHAYLDNLKAPWELLSLRTQYYEHIIKAMLESLSVPLDKLKFVRGTDYQLSREYTLDVYRMSSVVTQHDVRKAGAEVVKQVDHPLLSGLLYPGLQALDEEYLKVDCQFGGVDQRKIFTFAEKCLPALGYAKRIHLMNPMVPGLTGTKMSSSDEDSKIDLLDTPESLKKKLKKAFCEPGNIAENGVLSFVKHVLMPLSQGGFLIERNEKFGGNITYPDFETLEQAFAKEDVHPGDLKSAVVRELNRLMEPIRKTFQSSELKKLTSQAYPPPPKKKQTGSKQQQGEGASSDEIIPSRLDFRVGKVLSAEMHPDAESLYLEQIDVGEESPRTVISGLAGLVPLEAMKDRMVIMLCNLKPQKMRGIESKAMVMCGSLEDPRRVEPLCPPEGSVPGQRVFIEGYQAGKPDEELKPKKKVFEKLQVDFRTSSDQVAKWKDSPFMTELGIVTCALQDATIR, translated from the exons ATGGCAGCGGATTTGAGTGTTGACGAGAGACTTGGTCTGATCACAAGAAATCTTCAG GAGGTTCTTGGAGAAGAGAAACTCAAGCAGATGTTGGTGGATGGAAAAGACGTCTCGATCTACTGGGGCACAGCAACCACCGGCAAGCCTCATGTAGCTTACTTCGTCCCCATGAGCAAGATTGCAGACTTCCTTAGAGCTGGGTGTAAG GTGACAATCCTCTTTGCTGATCTTCATGCCTATCTAGATAACTTAAAAGCCCCCTGGGAATTGCTCAGCCTACGCACCCAATACTACGAGCACATCATTAAGGCAATGCTAGAGTCACTCAGCGTCCCGCTGGACAAACTTAAATTTGTCCGAGGGACGGACTACCAGCTGAGCAG GGAATACACCCTGGACGTGTACAGAATGTCATCAGTAGTCACACAG CATGACGTGAGGAAGGCAGGTGCTGAGGTCGTTaagcaagttgatcatcctctACTCAGCGGTCTACTCTACCCGGGACTACAAGCTCTGGATGAGGAGTACCTCAAGGTGGACTGTCAGTTCGGAGGCGTTGATCAGCGCAAGATCTTTACCTTTGCAGAGAAG TGCTTACCAGCCCTGGGGTATGCTAAGCGTATTCATCTAATGAATCCTATGG tgCCAGGCCTGACTGGAACCAAAATGAGCTCGTCAGATGAG GATTCCAAGATTGACCTGTTGGACACACCAGAGTCACTGAAGAAAAAGTTGAAGAAGGCGTTCTGTGAACCTGGAAACATCGCCGAGAACGGAGTGCTGTCGTTTGTCAAACATGTCCTCATGCCTCTATCACAAGGAG GCTTTCTAATTGAGAGGAATGAGAAGTTTGGAGGCAATATTACCTACCCGGATTTCGAGACTCTAGAACAGGCGTTTGCCAAGGAG GATGTTCACCCTGGTGACCTCAAGTCTGCTGTGGTGAGAGAATTAAACCGATTGATGGAACCGATCAGGAAGACCTTCCAGAGTTCGGAGTTAAAGAAACTCACCAGCCAGGCTTACCCACCACCCCCAAAGAAAA AGCAGACAGGCAGCAAACAGCAGCAGGGTGAAGGAGCAAGCAGTGACGAGATCATTCCGTCAAGACTAGACTTCAGAGTCGGCAAAGTCCTCTCGGCTGAAATG CACCCAGATGCAGAATCCCTTTACTTGGAACAGATTGACGTCGGAGAAGAGAGCCCTCGTACGGTGATCAGCGGCTTGGCCGGACTCGTCCCTCTAGAGGCCATGAAGGACCGTATGGTCATCATGTTATGTAACCTCAAACCACAGAAGATGAGGGGGATTGAATCCAAAGCTATGGTCATGTGTGGCTCTCT GGAGGATCCAAGGCGAGTTGAGCCACTCTGCCCTCCAGAGGGCAGTGTTCCGGGTCAGCGCGTGTTCATTGAGGGGTATCAAGCAGGCAAACCCGACGAGGAACTCAAACCCAAGAAgaaagtctttgaaaagctGCAG GTTGATTTCAGGACGTCATCAGACCAGGTTGCCAAGTGGAAAGACAGTCCTTTTATGACCGAGCTCGGAATTGTCACATGTGCCCTACAAGATGctacgatacgctaa